The Carnobacterium divergens nucleotide sequence TATTAAGCGTCCTATTTTATATTTTTATTTTTTCCATTATGATGTTTTTTGCGATCGTCATTGGGGATGCTTTCTTTCTGTTTTTTGTCAGTGTTGGTTTTTCAATTAGTATTGGCTTTTTTATGGATACCTTTCGTACTCTTCTCAATAAATGGGACTATTATCACCATGGTTTTTTTTCGACAATTGCAAATGATTTCTGGCTTTTTACTTTATTTAAACACCCACCAATTCAAATAGAGCAACTGCCAATTTGGTATTACTTAGTTTATAGTATGGGAATTATTGGATTCGTGGCATTGTCACTCTATTCCTATAAGAAACTTTCTTTAGAAAATGGCCGAAAATTTATTTTAATTACAGCGCTAAAAAAACCACTTATTGTAATTGCTAGTGTCTACGTTCCTTATATTCTTGTAAGCAACTGGCTGTATGCTGATTTTTACAATCTGCAGCTTACTCGTTTTTTCTGGCTTAATCATTTACTTTGCTTTGGATTCGGTATCGCTTTGTGTGGAACGCTTTCTTGGTTCCTACTATATAAGAAAGAATCTTTAAAAAAAAGCGGCATTTAATCAAAAAAGCGCAAGGTTCTTTTAAGAGAACCTTGCGCTTTTTCTAGTTTTAGTTGTTAGTTCACGAAGACTTAACGGGCAATCAAATAGATATCCTTGAAATACATCGCAACCTAGCTCGTGAACTTGTTTTAATTGAGTTAGTGTTTCTACGCCTTCTGCCACCACTGATAAATTCAAACTGTGAGCCAATTTGATTGTTGATTCAATAATTTTCATGGCCTTTAATTCTGTAGAGCGAATGAATGCTTGATCTATTTTTAAGCAATCAACCGGTAAGGAGTGTAAATATTGCAACGAGCAGGAACCTTGCCCGAAATCATCTAAACTAATTTTGATTCCTAAAGCTTTTAATTTAACTAAATTTTGATGGGCTCGCTCTAAATTTTGTATCTCTGGTCGTTCGACAATTTCAAGCTCTAAACGTTCTGGCGCATGTAAATGGGCTTGCAAATAATGGCAAAGTCCTTCTATATAAGTATCATCTGTCACATCACTAGATGGAATATTGACAGCAATCGTTCGCTTCTCAAAAAAGGGATTTGTATTTAACAACATCACAATTTCTTGAATCAAATAATTTTGTAACTTTCGGCTATCTTCTGCCGTTAGAAATGAGAAAAAAAGATTTGGGGTTAAAATACGATTTCCTACCTTCAACCTAATTAACGCTTCGACACCCACTGTTTCTAATTGGTTACGACTCACTTTAGGTTGAAAATAAACTTGATATTGTTGATTTCGAATCCCCTTTACAATTTCGGTATCCGTAGTTGTAGAACACACTGTCATTCCTCATTTCAATAATGATAT carries:
- a CDS encoding EAL domain-containing protein, which produces MCSTTTDTEIVKGIRNQQYQVYFQPKVSRNQLETVGVEALIRLKVGNRILTPNLFFSFLTAEDSRKLQNYLIQEIVMLLNTNPFFEKRTIAVNIPSSDVTDDTYIEGLCHYLQAHLHAPERLELEIVERPEIQNLERAHQNLVKLKALGIKISLDDFGQGSCSLQYLHSLPVDCLKIDQAFIRSTELKAMKIIESTIKLAHSLNLSVVAEGVETLTQLKQVHELGCDVFQGYLFDCPLSLRELTTKTRKSARFS